One Curtobacterium sp. BH-2-1-1 genomic region harbors:
- the infA gene encoding translation initiation factor IF-1, producing the protein MAKKDGVIEIEGSVLEALPNAMFRVELTNGHKVLAHISGKMRQHYIRILPEDRVIVELSPYDLTRGRIVYRYK; encoded by the coding sequence AGAAAGACGGCGTCATCGAGATCGAGGGCTCGGTGCTCGAAGCTCTGCCCAACGCGATGTTCCGCGTTGAGCTGACCAACGGACACAAGGTCCTTGCGCACATCTCCGGGAAGATGCGCCAGCACTACATCCGCATCCTCCCCGAGGACCGCGTGATCGTGGAGCTGAGCCCGTACGACCTGACCCGCGGCCGGATCGTCTACCGCTACAAGTGA
- the rpmJ gene encoding 50S ribosomal protein L36, producing the protein MKVNPSVKPICEHCRVIRRKGRVMVICKSNPRHKQRQG; encoded by the coding sequence ATGAAGGTCAACCCCAGCGTCAAGCCCATCTGCGAGCACTGCCGTGTCATTCGCCGCAAGGGCCGCGTCATGGTGATCTGCAAGAGCAACCCGCGTCACAAGCAGCGCCAGGGCTAG
- the rpsM gene encoding 30S ribosomal protein S13, whose amino-acid sequence MARLAGVDIPREKRVEIALTYIYGVGRTRAVQALAETGISGDIRVKDLTDDQLVALRDFIEGNFKVEGDLRREVAADIRRKVEIGSYEGLRHRRGLPVRGQRTKTNARTRKGPKRTVAGKKKAR is encoded by the coding sequence ATGGCACGTCTAGCAGGCGTCGACATCCCGCGCGAGAAGCGCGTGGAGATCGCACTCACGTACATCTACGGCGTCGGCCGTACCCGCGCGGTCCAGGCACTCGCCGAGACCGGTATCTCCGGTGACATCCGCGTCAAGGACCTGACCGACGACCAGCTCGTCGCCCTCCGTGACTTCATCGAGGGCAACTTCAAGGTGGAGGGTGACCTCCGCCGTGAGGTCGCAGCCGACATCCGCCGCAAGGTCGAGATCGGTAGCTACGAGGGTCTTCGCCACCGTCGTGGTCTCCCGGTGCGCGGTCAGCGCACCAAGACCAACGCGCGTACCCGCAAGGGACCGAAGCGCACCGTGGCAGGCAAGAAGAAGGCTCGATAG